The following coding sequences lie in one Nitratireductor mangrovi genomic window:
- a CDS encoding adenosine deaminase: MILKAELHCHIEGAAAPDLVERQAQKYGADVSGFIADGAFIWHDFTSFLAAYDAAANLFRDENDYARLAEHYLTSLAREGAIYAEFFTSPDHAERAGLSPAAYTAGLAEGMRRAKAKTGIESRMIVTGVRHFGVESVEAAARFATRCGEPLVTGFGMAGEERFGQAEDYVRAFEIAREAKLGITVHAGEFGGWESVQDALDHLKPARIGHGVRAVENAELVRRIAQEGIVLECCPGSNVALNVFDGFDNHPFPRLLAAGCKVTLSSDDPPYFATSLAREYDFARQHFGLDAKALNAITRTAIEAAFVDKKTKAALLARLPAMK, encoded by the coding sequence ATGATCCTGAAAGCGGAGCTGCATTGTCACATCGAGGGAGCGGCGGCGCCCGACCTCGTCGAAAGGCAAGCCCAGAAATACGGCGCCGACGTCTCCGGGTTCATCGCCGATGGTGCGTTCATCTGGCACGATTTTACCAGTTTTCTGGCCGCCTACGACGCCGCCGCGAACCTCTTCCGCGACGAGAACGACTATGCGCGCCTGGCCGAGCACTATCTGACCAGCCTGGCGCGCGAAGGCGCCATCTATGCCGAGTTCTTCACCTCGCCGGACCATGCCGAGCGCGCCGGGCTGTCGCCGGCGGCCTATACCGCGGGGCTTGCCGAAGGAATGCGCCGCGCCAAGGCCAAGACCGGCATCGAATCGCGCATGATCGTCACCGGCGTGCGCCATTTCGGCGTGGAGTCGGTGGAAGCAGCGGCGCGCTTCGCCACGCGCTGCGGCGAGCCGCTGGTGACCGGTTTCGGCATGGCCGGCGAAGAACGCTTCGGTCAGGCTGAGGATTACGTGCGCGCCTTCGAAATCGCTCGCGAGGCGAAACTGGGGATCACCGTGCATGCAGGCGAGTTCGGCGGCTGGGAAAGCGTCCAGGACGCGCTCGACCATCTGAAGCCGGCGCGCATCGGCCATGGCGTGCGCGCCGTCGAAAACGCCGAGCTGGTGCGAAGGATCGCGCAGGAAGGCATCGTGCTCGAGTGCTGCCCGGGATCGAACGTGGCGCTCAACGTCTTTGACGGCTTCGACAACCACCCCTTCCCGCGCCTGCTGGCGGCCGGCTGCAAGGTCACCCTGTCCTCCGACGATCCGCCCTATTTCGCCACCAGCCTCGCGCGCGAGTACGATTTCGCCAGGCAGCATTTCGGCCTCGACGCCAAGGCGCTCAACGCCATCACGCGCACGGCGATCGAGGCGGCCTTCGTCGACAAGAAGACCAAGGCGGCACTTCTGGCGCGGCTGCCGGCAATGAAATGA
- the ubiE gene encoding bifunctional demethylmenaquinone methyltransferase/2-methoxy-6-polyprenyl-1,4-benzoquinol methylase UbiE: MSVKRTTAAGGMEGSFGYRDVGAGEKQPLVNAVFDKVARRYDMMNDLMSGGLHRVWKDAMVTWLNPPRRPGYEVLDVAGGTGDIAFRIVDASNRQAHATVLDINGEMLAVGRERAAKRDLGDKVDFVEANAEQLPFADDSFDAYTIAFGIRNVPSIQRALEEAFRVLKPGGRFLCLEFSEVDMPLLDRAYEFWSFRAIPRIGQAVAGDGEPYRYLVESIRKFPNQRDFAAMISAAGFGRVTWRDYTGGIAALHSGWKL, encoded by the coding sequence ATGTCCGTAAAACGCACGACCGCCGCCGGCGGCATGGAAGGCTCTTTCGGCTACCGTGACGTCGGCGCGGGCGAAAAGCAGCCGCTGGTCAACGCCGTGTTCGACAAGGTGGCGCGCCGCTACGACATGATGAACGATCTGATGTCCGGCGGCCTCCATAGGGTCTGGAAGGACGCCATGGTCACCTGGCTCAACCCGCCGCGGCGGCCGGGCTACGAGGTGCTCGACGTGGCCGGCGGCACCGGCGACATCGCCTTCCGCATCGTCGACGCGTCCAACCGCCAGGCGCATGCCACCGTGCTCGACATCAATGGCGAGATGCTGGCCGTCGGACGCGAGCGCGCCGCAAAGCGCGACCTCGGCGACAAAGTCGACTTCGTCGAGGCCAATGCCGAGCAGCTGCCTTTCGCCGACGACAGCTTCGACGCCTACACAATCGCCTTCGGCATCCGTAACGTGCCGTCGATCCAGCGCGCACTCGAGGAAGCGTTCCGGGTGCTGAAGCCGGGCGGCCGGTTCCTCTGCCTCGAATTTTCGGAGGTCGACATGCCGCTGCTCGACCGCGCCTACGAGTTCTGGTCGTTCCGCGCCATTCCGCGGATTGGCCAGGCGGTTGCCGGCGATGGCGAGCCCTATCGCTATCTGGTCGAATCGATCCGCAAATTCCCGAACCAGCGTGACTTTGCGGCGATGATCTCGGCCGCCGGCTTCGGCCGGGTCACCTGGCGCGACTACACCGGCGGCATCGCGGCACTGCATTCGGGCTGGAAGCTTTGA
- the ubiB gene encoding 2-polyprenylphenol 6-hydroxylase: MTTVGAYFRLARAGWVMLREGVFVALPGDQLVGLPKLGWRVSKLFARRRAAGRERSENLSKAAARLGPSYVKLGQFLATRPDVVGAEVALDLANLQDRMETFPRSQAVAAIEGSLGRPVGELFEELGEPVAAASIAQVHRARLAETGAPVAVKVIRPGVRRRFFHDLEAYFVAARLQERFIPAARRLRPVEVTETLAQTTKIEMDLRLEAAALSEIAENTKDDPGFRVPAVDWERTGRDVLTLEWIDGVKLSNLDGVRAAGHDLKALAVSLIQTFLRHTLRDGFFHADMHPGNLFVEADGTIVAVDFGITGRLGKKERRFLAEILYGFITRDYRRVAEVHFEAGYVPANHDVAAFAQAIRAIGEPIHGQPAETISMARLLTLLFEVTELFDMTTRTELVLLQKTMVVVEGVSRSLDPSFNMWKAAEPVVSEWITSHLGPRAVLSDARDGLSAALSLARQAPELAARTEKLSREIDAMAEDGLRFDDATAKAIGKAEARASRSGRLALWVIAATLVWIAWKLV, translated from the coding sequence ATGACCACGGTCGGGGCCTATTTCCGGCTCGCGCGCGCGGGCTGGGTCATGCTGCGCGAGGGCGTCTTCGTGGCGCTGCCGGGCGACCAGCTCGTCGGCCTGCCGAAACTCGGCTGGCGTGTCTCCAAGCTGTTTGCCCGCCGGCGCGCGGCCGGCCGTGAGCGATCCGAAAACCTTTCCAAGGCCGCCGCCCGGCTCGGGCCGTCCTACGTCAAGCTTGGCCAGTTCCTTGCCACGCGGCCGGATGTGGTCGGCGCCGAAGTCGCGCTCGACCTCGCCAACCTCCAGGATCGCATGGAGACCTTCCCGAGGTCGCAAGCGGTCGCGGCGATCGAGGGGTCGCTGGGGCGGCCGGTCGGCGAACTGTTCGAGGAGCTTGGCGAGCCGGTGGCCGCCGCTTCGATCGCGCAGGTGCATCGCGCGCGCCTTGCCGAGACCGGCGCGCCGGTCGCCGTCAAGGTCATTCGCCCTGGCGTCCGGCGCCGCTTCTTCCACGACCTAGAAGCCTATTTCGTCGCCGCGCGCCTGCAGGAGCGTTTCATCCCGGCTGCACGCCGGCTGCGTCCGGTGGAAGTGACCGAGACGCTCGCCCAGACCACCAAGATCGAGATGGACCTCCGGCTCGAGGCGGCCGCCCTTTCCGAGATTGCGGAAAACACGAAGGACGATCCGGGTTTCCGGGTGCCGGCCGTCGACTGGGAGCGCACCGGCCGTGACGTGCTGACCCTGGAATGGATCGACGGCGTCAAGCTCTCGAACCTCGATGGCGTGCGCGCCGCCGGCCATGATCTCAAGGCGCTGGCCGTCTCGCTGATCCAGACCTTCCTGCGGCACACCTTGCGCGACGGCTTCTTCCACGCCGACATGCACCCGGGCAACCTGTTCGTGGAAGCCGACGGCACGATTGTCGCGGTCGATTTCGGCATCACCGGCCGGCTCGGCAAGAAGGAGCGCCGGTTCCTGGCCGAGATCCTCTACGGCTTCATCACCCGCGACTATCGCCGCGTGGCAGAGGTCCATTTCGAGGCCGGCTACGTGCCGGCCAATCACGATGTCGCCGCCTTTGCCCAGGCCATTCGCGCCATCGGCGAGCCGATCCACGGCCAGCCGGCCGAGACGATCTCGATGGCGCGGCTGCTGACGCTGCTTTTCGAGGTCACCGAACTCTTCGACATGACCACCCGCACCGAACTGGTCCTTCTCCAGAAGACCATGGTGGTGGTGGAGGGAGTTTCGCGCTCGCTCGACCCCTCCTTCAACATGTGGAAGGCGGCCGAGCCTGTGGTCAGCGAATGGATCACTTCGCATCTCGGCCCCCGCGCCGTCCTGTCGGATGCGCGCGATGGTCTGAGCGCTGCGCTTTCGCTGGCCCGCCAGGCGCCGGAGCTGGCAGCACGCACCGAGAAGCTGTCGCGCGAGATCGACGCCATGGCCGAGGACGGCCTGCGTTTCGACGACGCCACAGCGAAGGCGATCGGCAAGGCCGAGGCCCGCGCCTCGCGTTCGGGCCGCCTGGCGCTGTGGGTGATCGCCGCGACACTGGTCTGGATCGCCTGGAAGCTGGTTTGA
- a CDS encoding FitA-like ribbon-helix-helix domain-containing protein, which translates to MASLTIRNIDDDVKNRLRVRAARRGASMEEEARSILRAVVSSGIALDELSGGGRSVSHGAWEDIRKLREKYGTFDLDVPERRAIAGDRPVFD; encoded by the coding sequence ATGGCGTCACTGACGATCCGTAACATCGACGACGATGTAAAGAACCGCCTGAGGGTGAGGGCGGCCCGGCGTGGCGCGTCGATGGAAGAGGAGGCTCGATCGATCCTGCGTGCCGTGGTGAGTTCCGGTATCGCACTGGACGAGCTCTCCGGCGGCGGCCGATCAGTCTCGCATGGCGCCTGGGAGGACATCCGCAAGCTGCGGGAAAAATACGGCACCTTCGACCTTGACGTCCCCGAACGCAGGGCGATCGCCGGCGATCGGCCGGTCTTCGACTGA
- a CDS encoding type II toxin-antitoxin system VapC family toxin has product MFVIDTNVVSEMFRPKPDIGVVRWLEETPRAALLLPSVVIGELYLGLALMSQGRRRDSLTAMTEAFIDAGGEACILSYGKDEALHYAGIAARRRRMGRPITEPDAQIAATAAAHGLPLVTRNVRDFENCGIDLVNPWEAAA; this is encoded by the coding sequence ATGTTCGTCATCGACACCAATGTGGTTTCCGAGATGTTCAGGCCGAAGCCCGATATCGGTGTTGTGCGCTGGCTTGAGGAAACACCGCGCGCGGCTCTTCTGTTGCCGTCTGTCGTCATTGGCGAGCTCTATCTGGGTCTGGCGCTGATGTCGCAAGGGCGGCGCAGGGATTCGCTGACGGCGATGACGGAGGCGTTCATCGACGCAGGTGGTGAAGCGTGTATCCTGTCCTACGGCAAGGACGAGGCGCTACACTACGCCGGCATCGCAGCGCGGCGGCGCAGGATGGGGCGCCCGATTACCGAACCTGATGCGCAGATCGCGGCGACTGCGGCAGCACACGGCCTCCCGCTCGTCACCCGCAACGTCCGCGATTTCGAGAATTGCGGCATCGACCTCGTCAATCCATGGGAGGCCGCCGCATGA
- the coaBC gene encoding bifunctional phosphopantothenoylcysteine decarboxylase/phosphopantothenate--cysteine ligase CoaBC codes for MNLAGKRILLIISGGIAAYKSLDLIRRLRERGASARCVMTRAAHEFVTPLAVGALTADHVFSDLFDRQAEHDVGHIRLSREADLIVIAPASADLLGKMANGLADDLASAVLLATDKKVLAAPAMNPRMWQHPATRRNLETLRKDGIAFVGPARGEMAETGEAGEGRMAEPLEIVAAIERIFDDTPRPLAGKTIVVTSGPTHEPIDPVRYIANRSSGKQGHAIAAALAALGADVRLVSGPVAIPDPAGVTTVRVETAREMRDAVLDLLPVDAGIFVAAVADWRTENSADEKIKKVAGNGPPSLQMVENPDILATVGHHDQRPRLVIGFAAETADLEKNATSKLERKGADMIVANDVSHDSGVGPGGVMGGDRNRVRIVSKAGIDEWPEMTKGEVAARLADLVAARLAGDPA; via the coding sequence ATGAACCTTGCCGGCAAGCGTATCCTGTTGATCATTTCCGGCGGCATTGCCGCTTACAAGTCCCTCGACCTGATCCGCCGCCTGCGCGAGCGCGGCGCCTCGGCGCGCTGCGTGATGACGCGCGCCGCGCATGAGTTCGTCACACCTCTCGCGGTCGGGGCGCTGACCGCCGACCACGTCTTTTCCGACCTTTTCGACCGCCAGGCCGAGCACGATGTCGGTCATATCCGCCTGTCGCGTGAGGCAGACCTCATCGTCATCGCGCCGGCCAGCGCTGATCTCCTGGGCAAGATGGCGAACGGGCTTGCCGACGATCTTGCCTCCGCGGTGCTCCTGGCGACCGACAAGAAGGTGCTTGCCGCGCCCGCCATGAACCCCAGGATGTGGCAACATCCGGCGACCCGCCGCAATCTCGAAACGTTGCGTAAGGACGGCATCGCTTTCGTCGGTCCGGCAAGGGGCGAGATGGCCGAAACCGGGGAGGCGGGTGAGGGCCGCATGGCCGAGCCGCTCGAGATCGTGGCGGCGATCGAGCGCATTTTCGACGATACGCCTAGGCCACTTGCCGGCAAGACGATCGTGGTCACTTCGGGCCCGACGCACGAGCCGATCGACCCGGTGCGCTATATCGCCAACCGCTCCTCGGGCAAACAGGGCCATGCCATTGCCGCCGCGCTGGCGGCGCTCGGCGCCGATGTCCGCCTCGTCTCCGGGCCGGTAGCGATTCCAGATCCCGCCGGCGTGACCACCGTCCGCGTTGAGACGGCGCGGGAGATGCGTGACGCGGTGCTCGACCTGCTTCCGGTCGACGCCGGCATCTTCGTGGCCGCCGTCGCCGACTGGCGCACGGAAAACTCGGCCGACGAGAAGATCAAGAAAGTCGCCGGCAACGGCCCACCGTCGCTTCAGATGGTCGAGAACCCGGACATTCTTGCGACCGTCGGCCATCACGACCAGCGGCCGCGCCTGGTGATTGGCTTCGCCGCCGAAACGGCCGATCTGGAAAAAAACGCCACTTCCAAGCTCGAACGAAAGGGCGCCGACATGATTGTCGCCAACGACGTCTCGCATGACAGCGGCGTCGGGCCGGGCGGCGTCATGGGCGGCGATCGCAACCGGGTCCGCATCGTGTCCAAAGCCGGAATCGATGAATGGCCGGAGATGACCAAGGGCGAGGTCGCGGCACGTCTGGCCGATCTTGTCGCCGCCCGGCTTGCCGGCGATCCTGCCTGA
- a CDS encoding GNAT family N-acetyltransferase produces the protein MKAPAVSHMPTVETERLVLRPHRSDDLDAYAGLWADPAVTRFTTGRPLGREDAWIRILRYRGHWQLFGYGFWAIEDKACGRLIGEAGFHDLKRDIAPSFAGTPEAGWMLLPEMHGRGLAGEAVSAIHDWGDSILGHASTVCIIHPENAASIRLAEKAGYRLETRTAYHGEPTLVFRRPRPGQ, from the coding sequence ATGAAGGCTCCTGCCGTCTCCCACATGCCCACCGTCGAGACCGAGCGGCTCGTGCTCAGGCCGCATCGCTCGGACGATCTTGATGCCTATGCGGGCCTGTGGGCCGATCCGGCGGTCACCCGCTTCACCACCGGACGGCCGCTCGGGCGCGAGGACGCCTGGATCAGGATCTTGCGCTACCGCGGCCACTGGCAGCTTTTCGGCTACGGTTTCTGGGCGATCGAGGACAAGGCCTGCGGCCGGCTCATTGGCGAGGCTGGCTTTCACGACCTGAAGCGCGACATCGCGCCGTCCTTCGCCGGCACTCCGGAGGCCGGCTGGATGCTTTTGCCCGAGATGCACGGGCGCGGCCTTGCCGGCGAAGCAGTGTCGGCCATTCACGACTGGGGCGACAGTATCCTCGGCCATGCCTCCACCGTCTGCATCATCCATCCGGAGAACGCTGCCTCGATCCGCCTCGCCGAGAAGGCCGGCTACCGACTGGAGACGCGAACCGCCTATCATGGCGAGCCGACGCTTGTTTTCAGGCGGCCGAGGCCGGGGCAATAG
- a CDS encoding SRPBCC family protein codes for MTTADMVSLTVRRRFAASAERVFDAFLDTAMARMWMFTTPDTAISRCEIDARVGGRFTMIDHRPDGDIEHVGEYLVIDRPRRLVFTFAVPSLSPDYDRVEVDITPDGNGCVLTLTNVMTPEVHAEWGDKVREGWTMMIGTLTNLLDAEQEAPAGKP; via the coding sequence ATGACAACCGCAGACATGGTTTCGTTGACGGTCAGGCGTCGCTTCGCCGCATCTGCAGAGCGCGTCTTCGACGCCTTCCTTGACACGGCCATGGCGCGCATGTGGATGTTCACGACACCCGACACCGCGATCTCGCGCTGCGAGATCGACGCGCGCGTCGGCGGCCGGTTTACCATGATCGACCACCGCCCCGATGGCGACATCGAGCACGTCGGCGAATATCTGGTTATCGACCGCCCGCGCCGGCTTGTCTTCACTTTTGCCGTGCCGTCCCTCAGTCCGGACTATGACCGGGTCGAGGTCGACATCACGCCGGACGGGAATGGTTGCGTGCTGACGCTGACCAACGTGATGACGCCCGAAGTTCACGCCGAGTGGGGCGACAAGGTGCGCGAGGGTTGGACGATGATGATCGGCACGCTGACCAACCTGCTCGACGCGGAACAGGAAGCTCCGGCGGGCAAACCGTAA
- a CDS encoding ArsR/SmtB family transcription factor has translation MVEQSERLDAIFHALADGTRRGMLAQLAIGEHSVGDLAAPHTMSFAGASKHVKVLERAGLVRREVRGRTHWCRLEAARLAEAQAWLKHYERFWTERLDTLAALLEGKDEISTNGDTT, from the coding sequence ATGGTTGAACAAAGCGAACGTCTCGACGCCATCTTTCACGCGCTTGCCGACGGCACCCGGCGCGGCATGCTGGCGCAACTGGCCATCGGCGAGCACAGCGTCGGCGACCTCGCCGCGCCGCACACGATGAGCTTCGCCGGAGCTTCCAAGCACGTGAAGGTGCTGGAACGGGCCGGCCTGGTGCGGCGCGAGGTGCGCGGGCGCACGCATTGGTGCCGGCTCGAGGCGGCGCGGCTCGCAGAGGCCCAGGCCTGGCTGAAGCACTATGAGCGTTTCTGGACCGAAAGGCTCGACACGCTCGCCGCCCTGCTTGAGGGGAAGGATGAAATCTCGACGAACGGAGATACGACATGA
- a CDS encoding peroxiredoxin: MGLRINDTAPDFTAETTKGTISFHDWIGDGWAVLFSHPKNFTPVCTTELGTMAGYAPEFAKRGVKIIGISVDPVESHAKWKADIKVATGFDVDYPLIGDKALEVAKLYDMLPAEAGDSSEGRTPADNATVRSVYVIGPDKKIKLVLTYPMTTGRNFDEILRAIDSMQLTAKHQVATPANWKNGEDVIITPAVSNEDAEKRFGSFETVLPYLRKTKQPGA; this comes from the coding sequence ATGGGCCTTCGCATCAACGACACCGCCCCCGACTTCACCGCCGAGACGACCAAGGGCACGATCAGCTTCCACGACTGGATCGGCGACGGCTGGGCCGTCTTGTTCTCGCACCCGAAGAACTTCACCCCGGTCTGCACGACCGAACTGGGCACCATGGCCGGCTATGCGCCCGAGTTCGCCAAGCGCGGTGTCAAGATCATCGGCATTTCGGTCGACCCGGTCGAAAGCCACGCCAAGTGGAAGGCCGACATCAAGGTGGCGACCGGCTTCGACGTCGACTACCCGCTGATCGGCGACAAGGCGCTTGAGGTGGCCAAGCTCTACGACATGCTGCCGGCCGAGGCCGGAGATTCGTCAGAAGGGCGCACGCCGGCCGACAATGCCACGGTGCGCTCGGTGTACGTGATCGGGCCTGACAAGAAGATCAAGCTGGTACTGACCTATCCGATGACCACCGGCCGCAACTTCGACGAGATCCTGCGCGCCATAGATTCCATGCAGCTCACCGCCAAGCATCAGGTGGCCACGCCTGCCAACTGGAAAAACGGCGAGGACGTCATCATCACGCCTGCCGTTTCCAACGAGGACGCCGAAAAGCGTTTCGGCAGCTTCGAGACGGTGCTGCCCTATCTGCGCAAGACCAAGCAGCCTGGCGCCTGA
- a CDS encoding OsmC family protein, whose translation MAKEHDYTCRVDWTGNRGEGTKTYRGYDRTWEIRTPGKPVVKCSNDPLLGGDPTLPNPEDLLLTALSACHMLWYLHLASNAGIVVHSYVDEPLATGESEPSGAGRFLRATLRPRIEVAAGADLVRADAIHHEIHKYCYIARSVNFPMSYEATYTERT comes from the coding sequence ATGGCCAAGGAGCATGACTACACCTGCCGCGTCGACTGGACCGGAAATCGCGGCGAGGGCACGAAGACCTATCGGGGATATGACCGTACCTGGGAAATCCGCACGCCCGGCAAGCCGGTCGTGAAATGTTCCAACGACCCGCTGCTCGGCGGCGATCCGACCTTGCCCAATCCCGAGGACCTGCTGCTCACAGCGCTCTCGGCCTGCCACATGCTCTGGTACCTGCACCTCGCCAGCAATGCCGGCATCGTCGTGCATTCCTATGTCGACGAGCCGCTCGCCACGGGTGAAAGCGAGCCGAGCGGAGCTGGGCGTTTCCTGCGCGCCACGTTGCGACCGCGCATCGAGGTCGCCGCGGGTGCTGACCTGGTGCGCGCCGATGCGATCCACCACGAGATTCACAAATATTGCTACATCGCCCGCTCGGTGAATTTCCCGATGTCTTACGAGGCGACCTACACGGAGCGCACGTAG
- a CDS encoding adenylate/guanylate cyclase domain-containing protein: MIDKKAIDALCAWMIDGARPSANARDIIEGICRRLTAAGVPIGRFALFINTLHPNVAGRRFAWTPEEGVTLREGGLGLFTMDEYVNNPLPLVTSKQVTLRRRLTDPDALSEYVILGELAAEGFTDYLAQPLIFTTGETHAATFSTKAEHGFPEEAIAAIEHIRRPLARLVEAYLLRLNAASILSAYVGRNSGDQVLAGKVHRGDGEEIKAAILFTDLVGFTALSNRHSGPEIVTLLNDAFDVMVPPVEERGGEILKFLGDGFFAIFPYRREEDVAGAVKAASEAVMEGEARLAESEAGKTAGFRSAIHAGRFHYGNIGGANRLDFTAIGRPVNYTARLLSAASALAQKRVASAETAPHLCVPPTLAGEVPFKGFDGPQKVFAY; encoded by the coding sequence ATGATCGACAAGAAGGCCATCGACGCGCTCTGCGCATGGATGATCGACGGGGCACGACCGAGCGCCAATGCACGCGACATCATCGAGGGCATCTGCCGCCGGCTCACCGCCGCCGGTGTGCCGATCGGCCGCTTCGCCCTGTTCATCAATACCCTGCACCCCAACGTCGCCGGGCGCCGTTTTGCGTGGACGCCGGAAGAGGGGGTGACGCTGCGCGAAGGCGGCCTCGGCCTCTTCACGATGGACGAATACGTCAACAACCCGCTGCCGCTGGTGACCTCGAAGCAGGTGACGCTGCGGCGACGCCTGACCGACCCCGATGCCCTCTCCGAATATGTCATTCTCGGCGAACTGGCGGCGGAAGGTTTCACTGACTATCTGGCGCAGCCGCTGATCTTCACCACCGGCGAAACGCACGCGGCGACCTTCTCGACCAAGGCGGAGCACGGCTTCCCGGAAGAGGCCATCGCGGCGATCGAGCATATCCGGCGGCCGCTGGCGCGCCTCGTGGAGGCCTATCTGCTGCGGCTTAACGCGGCCTCGATCCTGTCGGCTTATGTCGGCCGCAACAGCGGCGACCAGGTGCTGGCCGGCAAGGTGCATCGCGGCGACGGCGAGGAGATCAAGGCCGCGATCCTGTTCACCGATCTCGTCGGCTTCACGGCGCTGTCGAACCGCCATTCCGGGCCGGAAATCGTAACCCTCCTCAATGACGCCTTCGACGTCATGGTGCCGCCGGTGGAAGAACGCGGAGGGGAGATCCTGAAGTTCCTCGGCGACGGCTTTTTCGCAATCTTTCCGTATCGACGCGAGGAGGACGTCGCCGGCGCGGTGAAGGCAGCGAGCGAGGCGGTGATGGAGGGCGAGGCGAGGCTTGCCGAAAGCGAGGCGGGCAAGACTGCCGGCTTCCGCTCCGCGATCCATGCCGGGCGTTTCCACTATGGCAATATCGGTGGCGCCAACCGGCTCGATTTCACCGCGATCGGCCGGCCGGTCAATTATACCGCAAGGCTCTTGTCAGCGGCGTCGGCGCTGGCGCAAAAGCGGGTCGCCTCTGCCGAAACCGCGCCGCATCTGTGCGTGCCGCCGACGCTCGCCGGCGAAGTGCCGTTCAAGGGCTTCGACGGTCCGCAGAAGGTCTTCGCCTACTGA
- a CDS encoding DUF4112 domain-containing protein, producing MSALQRAHDGVLEQSSDPGIRELDDLAWLLDARWRIPGTGIRFGADAVAGLIPGIGDAATGLISAYIVLRAARHDVPKHVLARMVGNVVVDTVVGSVPVLGSVFDLFFKANRRNVRLLRQHLEKTGRPHAR from the coding sequence ATGAGCGCGTTGCAGCGGGCGCACGACGGGGTTCTGGAACAGTCATCCGACCCCGGAATCAGGGAACTGGACGATCTCGCCTGGCTGCTGGACGCACGCTGGCGCATACCAGGCACCGGCATCCGCTTCGGTGCAGATGCGGTGGCCGGCCTGATCCCCGGCATCGGCGATGCCGCGACCGGCCTGATTTCGGCCTATATCGTGCTGCGCGCCGCCCGCCATGACGTGCCGAAACATGTGCTGGCGCGCATGGTTGGCAATGTCGTCGTCGACACGGTGGTCGGTTCCGTGCCCGTGCTCGGGTCGGTCTTCGACCTGTTCTTCAAGGCCAACCGGCGCAACGTCAGACTGCTGCGCCAGCACCTGGAAAAGACCGGACGACCGCACGCCCGGTGA
- a CDS encoding YqaE/Pmp3 family membrane protein, producing the protein MDVVRILSSIILPPLGVFLQVGIGLHFSLNILLTLLGYVPGIIHAVWVVLRK; encoded by the coding sequence ATGGATGTCGTTCGCATCCTTTCCTCTATCATCCTTCCGCCGCTTGGCGTGTTCCTGCAGGTGGGCATTGGTCTGCATTTCTCGCTCAATATCCTCCTAACGCTGCTGGGCTACGTGCCCGGCATTATCCATGCGGTATGGGTGGTGCTCAGGAAATGA